A genomic window from Halomonas sp. LR3S48 includes:
- a CDS encoding VOC family protein, with the protein MKFGKTTPILRVFDEAKTREFYIDFLGFQVDWEHRFAKGMPLYMQVSKDGCVLHLSEHHGDCSPGAALRIEADELEAFHQQLHAADYKYAKPGLEVMPWGSQDMTIADPFGNRLTFTNAIST; encoded by the coding sequence ATGAAATTCGGCAAGACGACTCCGATCCTGCGCGTCTTTGATGAAGCCAAAACCAGGGAGTTCTATATCGACTTCCTGGGTTTTCAGGTGGATTGGGAACATCGCTTCGCGAAAGGCATGCCGCTGTACATGCAGGTCTCCAAGGATGGTTGCGTACTGCATCTCTCCGAGCACCATGGCGACTGCAGTCCGGGGGCGGCGCTGCGCATCGAGGCCGACGAGCTCGAAGCGTTTCACCAGCAGTTGCATGCTGCCGATTACAAGTACGCCAAGCCGGGTCTGGAAGTGATGCCCTGGGGAAGCCAGGACATGACGATAGCCGACCCATTCGGTAACCGGCTGACCTTCACCAATGCGATCAGCACTTGA